In the Silene latifolia isolate original U9 population chromosome 1, ASM4854445v1, whole genome shotgun sequence genome, CCCCAAAAAAGCCGTACCCGGTGGTATCTCTTCCTCTAGTTTCTGGTATGCCGCAATTGCAACATTAAATTGAGACTCATAGAGCATCATAGCACCCACCAAATTTATTTTTATGTCCCTAAAACAGTTGTTGTTTCTTACTCTCCAAATAGTCCAAAGAGTGGCAAGGAAGGAGATTATTCCAACTTTATTGTCATCCATATTCAATAGAAAATTCAGCCAGTTAAGCATCCATGTCTTAATGCTCACAAAAGAACAATTCTCAGCTCTTATCCCAATGTAGCTTCCCGCCCACATTCTTTGCGCGAAATTGCAGTCGCGGAAAAGATGATCCAGAGTTTCAATTGGTGTACAATTGTCATCAAGTCGACAGGTTGTATCATAAGAAAGGATATGCCGGGCTGAGAATTCCTGTCCAACAGGAAGTGTATCAGTAAGAATTTTCCATAGTAGTATATGCCAAGCCTTTGGTCCCGGTAAAGACCATAATTTTTTCTTGACAAAATCATGATAGGCAGGCGCTAATCTTGTAAGATCCTTAGAAGTAGCATTTGCATTCCAAATCATTGATTGGGCCGAATGATATCCCATCTTCACCTTATAATTCCCTGACTTGGTGCCTTCGAGATACAGTATATCATCCGGAGTATGATCGAGAATGGGAATTGCTAAAATTTTTGTTGCCCAGACACAATCAAAGATGTTGAAAATGAAAGAAACATTCCAAACATtatttatgattaaattacgGATGTTTAAGTCAATAAGACTTGGAGACCCTTCTAAAAGACTATGATCTTTGGGTATGGGTGCAGAACCTTCCACCCATTTTGATGTCCATACATTTAGGGTTGATGAAGAACATATTTTCCATGCACAATTTTCCTTTATTAATTCGAATCCCCAAAGAATGCTTCGGCCACCCCAAGTCGTCCCCATTGGCCGTGTCCCTGAGTCTGGCGATTTTAAAGAGTCGAGCAGTTTGTATTTTTTGCCAAGTGTTCTAGCAAGTAAAGAAGAAgggagtgaaaccattctccagGCTAGTTTTGCAACCATTGCTTGATTAAACCCACTTGCATTTCTAATTCCCAGACCACCTTTTCCCTTAGGTTGTGATAAAAATAATTTACTACACCAACTAATATGTTTCCCCATTCGACCTCCTGTCCACCAGAACTGCGAAAGCATAGAATCAATCTTGGCTGTCACACTTATCGGTATTTTAAAGACCGATAGAAAGTAAGTAGAAATAGAAGACAGAACAGAAGAAATAAGAGTTAACCTACCAGCTGCTGAAAGCAAATGACAATTCCACGACGCTATTCGTCTAGCAACTTTTTCAAGAATAAAATTGAAAATAGTTCGTTTTGAAACTTTTTCCAATGAATTACTTACATCCGATGGTAAACCTAAATAGGTACCAAAAGAGTTTGAAAGAGGAGCCTTAAAAAGAGACATGCATTTTCGTGCAAAGGCTAAGGGGGAGCTGGGGCTTATAAGAAGAGCAGATTTTGAATGATTTATACATTGACCCGACGCTAAACAATATTTTTTGAGAATTTTGTCAAGGGAGCAGCATCCCTGTTTATCACCTTTGATAAAGAAAATTGAGTCGTCAGCAAAAAGAAGATGGGAAATAGGCAGGCTATTCCTAGACATAGAAATCCCTTTTAGAGTACCCACCGACTCAGATTTAAGCAAATTCAAAGAAGGAAACTCAGTACACATAACAAAAATATAGGGTGATAAAGGATCTCCCTGACGAATTCCACATTTTGGCGTGAAGGAGGCAGTCGGTGCTCCATTTATTAAAATCTCATAAGATACCGTTGTAATAGTAGCCATGATAAGCGTAATAAGATGTGTTGGAAACCCCATGCGGATCAAGGTCAACTGGATGAAGTTCCAATCAAGCCTATCATACGCTTTACTCATATCAGCTTTATACCCCATCAACGCACACTTCCCCCCTTTTGTTGCCGTTATCTTGTGCACCATCTCATGAGCAATGATGATATTATCAGTGATGCATCTACCGGGAACAAAAGCATTCTGAAAAGGTCCAACCAACTCATTGATGACGCCACGAACTCTGTTAGCAATACATTTTGTGACAATCTTCATAATAACATTGCATAAACTAATGGGACGGTAATTATCCACACCCTCAGGATTCGGACATTTGGGAATGAGTGTAATATAAGTCTGATTCCATCTCTTTGGAACAATACCCGTGTTTAGTACTTGTAGTACAGCATTGACAACATCTCTTTGTAAGAAATGCCAGCATCGTTGATAGAATAATGCCGGGAAACCATCTGGGCCCGGCGACTTTAGAGCACCCATTTGAAACACAGCTGATCGAACCTCCTTTTTTGTAAACAAACGATCAAGCTTATCACATTGGTCTTGTGAAAGAAATTGTTTTTCCACTTGGAAGAAGCCCTGATGCTCAGTTTTATAGTCTTCCAATGTAGGCATAGCAATCATTGATTTAAAAAGGCCTTTAAAATGATCAAGAAAGGCACTTTCAATTCCCTCCTGCTGAAATTCCCAACTACCATTATGTAATTTGAGGCCAAAAATATGATTCCTAGCTGCTTTGGTCTTAACACAATTGAAGAAATATTTTGAGCAAGTATCACCCTCAGCAGCCCAACGAACTTTAGCTCTTTGCTTCCAGTAAAGCGCTACATTTGTGGCGTATTGCGTGACTTCATCTCTTAAAGCATCATAAGAAGAGTGATCCCCATTTTGAACTGAAGTTTCAACTGCTTGGCCTAGATTTTCGTCAAAATTTGTCCATTGTGCTGACCATTCCTTTCTCTTGTTTAAACACCAGTTTTTCATAGCAACTCTTGTTGTTGTCAACCTCTTGCTAACCATAGGAACATAGGGAGGTGAACATCCACTGTGCCAAATATTTTTGATAACAGCTAAACAGTCATCATAAAGGAAACTCCATGCCTCAATCTTGTATGATGTTCTAGTTCCATTTCGCAACATATTAGTATCAAGGACTATTGGCGCATGATCCGATAACTGGATTGGGAAATGCAGAATACCCGTCTCTGGATAGAAGTTATGCCAATTAGCAGAAGCGTACCCCTTATCCAATCGTTCATAAATTCTCTCGCTACCCTCCCTATTATTACACCAGGTGTATTTGGGACCTTTGAAAGGAATATCCATTAAAGCATGCGAAACTTTCCACCTTGTGAAACATTGTAAGCCATCAATATAGCCCACCCTCCCTCCTGCTTTATCATGTTGGTACTCTATTTGATTGAAATCTCCCAGGAGAAGGAATGGATCATTGAAAGTGTTTAACCAAGTAGTCAATTCTTCCCACACACCCTGTCATAGTTGAGTTTTAGGCTCTCCATAGATAAGACCCAAGTACCAGGAACGGACGTTACATTCATTAACTTTTATGAGAATGAAATTTTGACATGCAAAGACTAAAACAAAGGATCTAGAATCCCTAAAACCTACCCATAAACCCCCTTTAGTTCCCACAGCATCTATCCCAAAACTATGCGAAAAACCTAGGGGACGGAAAATAAGATCAACATAAGAGACATTACATTTAGTTTCAGATAAAAAGACGAAATCAAAATAAGCAGTAGATAAGATCGCTCTAGCTTTAGGAATTGTGGGGGCGAGCGGATCGTTAAGACCCCGACAATTCCAGGAAAGACCTTTCATGGAGACAAAGGAGGTTGAAATGGGTCAACCCCCGCAACACCCGAAGCAACAGAGCTTCCTGAAGAGGATCCAATATCAACATCTTCGATACGCATCCTGAAAGTCCCCCTGCTGAAAATCCTTGAATCACTCTCAGAGAAACCATGAGAAGTTCCAACAACGAGGGCAAGTCCCTTAGGAGTAACCGGATCATTACTAGTATCAGAATGTTTAGACACAACCTCACAGTCATCAGTACCATTCCCATCAGTACCACTTTTCCTTCGCTTCCCCATACGAGCAATAAAAATAGCAGCTTCCTCTTTAGAATGCAATACCTCCTCTGGTAAACAAATAAGATCAGGATCAGTTATTGCTTTTTGCTTATGTGCATGTGCCTGTAGTTGTTTTTCGTCCTTGTCATTTCCCACTGCAGAAGTACCAGCTGAAGATTCCACCAAGGCCCATAATTCATTTGTGGAAGCTGCCCTAAATTTGGACTTTGAAAGCGGTATGGGACCATCAGTAGGAAGAACAATATTCGCTACCAATGGAGGATTGGTGTTTCCCAAAGCACTCTGCATGGCTATTAAACCCGCATCACCCAATTCCTCCTCCATATTCTCCTCGCTTACTGGCGGATTTAAAGATAAAAGCAGATTCAACTCTGTAATGGCATCTCCAACATTGGCCAACTCCGTACCCGCGTCCTCAAAAACAGTGTCCGGTGAACTGGCCAGTTGACTTAAAACTCCACGAGGGGATAAAACCGTATTTGGAGAGTGAGCATTTGGAGTAAACTCACCTTGGTAGAAACCTTCATCACCTGATTCCATGTGAACATCTTGGTAAAATAGAGGCATGGTTCATGGAAGAAGATGTTTCATCCTCCTCAGTTCCTCAAGATTTAGCGTGGCATTATCTTATTACGCGTTCAAAGGACGGACACGGACATCATCGTTTATTGCTACAATATTATCGAGGTTCTGAGAATTGTATAAAATGGTACAATCACAGAGATAACACAATTGTACCCTTCGAAATAGAGGCAACAGTAAGGCCTGATGGAGTCAGTCCACCACCACTCATACTTTGTATTATATCAAGCCTCGTTGCGATTCCAGGGTGCTCCTCCACAAAGTTACAAGAAATCAAGGATTAACGAGTTTTGTCCATCTCATAAATAGTCACAATTAGATGCGGTGGTTTTTTCAGTTAATGTatcatacaactggttgtatatataacttattcaatgtagttgagtttgttataaagttatcgagctctactaacaaagttatcgagctatgatacaagtgattgagcttaacagaataattattaagctcaataacttataaaatagctcaacaactttgtgtaagagctcatCAACTTTAtgtaagagctcaacaactttgaggcggttatacaatgctactatacaactggtATAGTCGTATTTTACACGAGACGAGATCATTATCGTAATAAtatgagaaaattgttgattacaaccttttataaaccactttttTGCAAATTACATCCAAAACTTTAACTCCGGCGGACAATTGACTCCAATTTGAATTTTTGTCACTTAAGTTcattttttatgacaaaaatacCCTCACTCTCATTCTTTATAATCCCTTGTTCATCTTCCTTCTTCATATTTCACTCCTTCATCTCTTTAATTCTTCTTCAATTGGGAAGTAAAAAGACATAATCTAGGGAAAGTAAGTCACTTTTTAACAAATTTGACCGGAAAGAGTATTGTGGTGCAATTTTGTAAGAAAAGTaaaattttggatgtaatttacaaaaaaaaatataaggctgtaattttcaaaaaaatcaacaattttctctaataATATAGGACCTTTTTATTTGTCATAGGCAGCGACTACCTCCAACAATATATTTTTGTGAACATAAACGCGATTAAAATTCTAACTACTTAGCTAAGACGTACTACTACAATTTAATTTGGGCACATTATAGAAAaacccatttattaaagtttcaaatataaaatattaatattttaaaaaaTTCTTAATTTATCTTTGACCCAACGGATACCCGTTCGGGTCGCTTtgggttcgggtcaaacgggttgCCGAGTCGAAATTTTCGGGTCTTGACCTTGAAAAACTGGTCAGGTggggttttcgggtcgggtcagaatttGACAGGTCTACTTACCTCCGTTCGTGAATAGTGCTTCGCTTTTTAATTTATCGTTATTGAAGTAATGCCTTCCTGctttcttttcaaaaaaaaaaaaaaaggattgggacggagggagggCTTATCTAAGACGTATTACAATTAAATGAAAAGCACATTCAGATTACAACGTGATATTTTGTTAACACAATCGCGATTAGATTCCTAATGACAATAACCTTCCTAATCTCAATATAATTCATTCCTGCTTTAAAATCTGAGATCATCCAGGTTGTTGTTCTCTATCACAAGATTTTCAGAAATGGGATGTCTCACTACAAGAAACAACTGCAATCTAAAGACGACCCATCAAATGCCTTTAGATGTGATCCTCGAAATACTAATTTTGTTACCGGCTAAATCGGTCATACGCTTCAAGTGCGTATGCAAAGAGTGGTGCAATCTTATCAATAACCCCCTCTTCGCTAAACTCCATCTTAACAAATCCCTCCAATCCGACTCACGACACAATCATGCCCTTTTATGTGAAACTACCCTTCGTGTCGTCAATGATCTGTATCGCCCCTCGAGATGGACCAAATTGAAttggcctaagcaaataaaaaaaaatgataaagcCTATAGCGATGTTGTAGGCTCGTGTAATGGCTTGGTTTGCTTCAAAATTCATGTATTGAATGATGGTACTGCAACTCATTTGCCTTATTACACGCTTTCGTGCTTCTTTATATGTAACCCTACAACACGTACTTTCAAATTAATCCTTCCTTCTTCGGACAAGATATGGTCGAACCATGACTTATCATACGGTTTTGGTTACGATAGTGAACACGATGACTACAAGATTGTAGCGACTAGTAGGGTTTGGATGGAAAGTGACCGAGATGTGCGTATATTCAGCTTAAAAGCCGATTTATGGAGCTATCCTACTCCTCCGCCTACTCGAGTTTCTTCCGGAAGAAGATGGGAAACCCAACAAAAGGCGATATATAGAAATAAGATGCTACACTATTTTGCTTCTGCTTGGATAGTAGGTGGCGATGGAAGTTATGGAGTCTATAAAGAATATCGAATTGCTCGATTTGATGTTGTTACGGAGAAATGGATAGACGACCTTAGTATACCTCAACTAAAAAATCCGGTAGTATACCTGAGAGAGTTTGATGGACGGTTATACCTATGTGTTCGTTATTCTTACTCGACTGACGTTTGGTTAATGGAAGAACATGGTTCATGGAAGGAGATGTTTCATCTACCAGCAGCCTTCTTGTACCATCGTCTTATTGCGTGTTTCAAGGACGACGGAAGCCATCGTTTACTGCTTCAAAATCTAGATTATTGTCATGGTGAAATCAAATGGTATGATCCCCAAGATAGCACAAGTTTACCCTTTGCTCTAAAGGTGCCATCGTCAAGgtatatgttagttttcatgctTTATATTCCAAGCCTCGTTACGATTCCAGGGTGCTCCGTCCAAAAGTGGCCTGAAGTCAAGGAAATAGGACCTATGCGACGTCTTTTACGTTTTATAGGCTTATCTTAGAATACCCATTATGTTGGGTATTCTAAGATTGAGCGCTACCGGGTAGCACTAACTCATTTTCCTTGTACATATGCTGCAACCGTGCGTATTTTATTCACATCTTCCGTTGATGTTATTCAATCAAAAACGATACTACCAAATAAGATGCATGGTGGAATTGTAAAATGATTAGGACGGAGGAAGTACCTTTTTATTTGTCCTAGAAATAAAACATACGAGGCTAAGATTTGGACATCCTAGTTATGTGTGTTAATACTTATACTTCAACCACCGA is a window encoding:
- the LOC141629477 gene encoding uncharacterized protein LOC141629477, which encodes MDIPFKGPKYTWCNNREGSERIYERLDKGYASANWHNFYPETGILHFPIQLSDHAPIVLDTNMLRNGTRTSYKIEAWSFLYDDCLAVIKNIWHSGCSPPYVPMVSKRLTTTRVAMKNWCLNKRKEWSAQWTNFDENLGQAVETSVQNGDHSSYDALRDEVTQYATNVALYWKQRAKVRWAAEGDTCSKYFFNCVKTKAARNHIFGLKLHNGSWEFQQEGIESAFLDHFKGLFKSMIAMPTLEDYKTEHQGFFQVEKQFLSQDQCDKLDRLFTKKEVRSAVFQMGALKSPGPDGFPALFYQRCWHFLQRDVVNAVLQVLNTGIVPKRWNQTYITLIPKCPNPEGVDNYRPISLCNVIMKIVTKCIANRVRGVINELVGPFQNAFVPGRCITDNIIIAHEMVHKITATKGGKCALMGYKADMSKAYDRLDWNFIQLTLIRMGFPTHLITLIMATITTVSYEILINGAPTASFTPKCGIRQGDPLSPYIFVMCTEFPSLNLLKSESVGTLKGISMSRNSLPISHLLFADDSIFFIKGDKQGCCSLDKILKKYCLASGQCINHSKSALLISPSSPLAFARKCMSLFKAPLSNSFGTYLGLPSDVSNSLEKVSKRTIFNFILEKVARRIASWNCHLLSAAGRLTLISSVLSSISTYFLSVFKIPISVTAKIDSMLSQFWWTGGRMGKHISWCSKLFLSQPKGKGGLGIRNASGFNQAMVAKLAWRMVSLPSSLLARTLGKKYKLLDSLKSPDSGTRPMGTTWGGRSILWGFELIKENCAWKICSSSTLNVWTSKWVEGSAPIPKDHSLLEGSPSLIDLNIRNLIINNVWNVSFIFNIFDCVWATKILAIPILDHTPDDILYLEGTKSGNYKVKMGYHSAQSMIWNANATSKDLTRLAPAYHDFVKKKLWSLPGPKAWHILLWKILTDTLPVGQEFSARHILSYDTTCRLDDNCTPIETLDHLFRDCNFAQRMWAGSYIGIRAENCSFVSIKTWMLNWLNFLLNMDDNKVGIISFLATLWTIWRVRNNNCFRDIKINLVGAMMLYESQFNVAIAAYQKLEEEIPPGTAFLGALDEHVDCIQQLKAGNTIWIVGTMSSCDNATIHVDGSWEMSRKAGYGWTCSNSSGPITTHWRAGYAQSPEQAEGKAILEAMRWAFANNLLHISIHSDCITMLSHIAMATSNNHLTWTTTKDIFDLASMFHCISISYVNRSCNVLAHRLANWARA